One stretch of Armigeres subalbatus isolate Guangzhou_Male chromosome 2, GZ_Asu_2, whole genome shotgun sequence DNA includes these proteins:
- the LOC134210484 gene encoding uncharacterized protein LOC134210484 codes for MSDNNPLKMSSTTIRRAQEGEESQQQGVDDQVEDDLRPPVDCGLRDARKVDQSSLYDKKKIFTSGVSQCSIQRLQNILQFGDRWKSTRTSKKDAIALAKQLEEEKKLNITLRSKLKKAQSDKKQQENSSTEGSFVRLHSTMHENNLTDDQNSILMTSMSNLSFASMQVPECKPSDGEDDIDRKSYEQWRELLEASMQLAGVSDEMTKMNIFKIKAGPKLLDVLEGTVSSPESPDTRTEPYSNAIHRLSLFFGSREYLFMQRQKLRSLGQNKGETDSKYIKRVIAIAKLCDFNEDILIEQVADAVQTHASNRKVRELARKFLRKGGQLGDLLDKVRALEMDEMNEEMYAKNHQQVPQSNQIAAVAVNKSGNERFNTNRYGGRSNPHNEQQRFGGNWRGAAGRGTSRGAYKRGTSTQQYRCWRCLSNQHNPTVCWTIQQTCHNCQRMGHVARACHRTPSAMVLKRRISNDDNEGASTSKKVAAVKRDEDEAVKDPAAVARSN; via the exons atgtcggacaataacccgctGAAAATGagctcgacaacgatccgacgggcacaagaaggcgaggaaTCGCAGCAGCAAGGCGTGgatgatcaggtggaagatgacttgcgaccTCCCGTAGACTGCGGGTTGCGCGAC GCTCGCAAAGTGGATCAATCCAGCTTgtacgacaaaaaaaaaatattcaccaGCGGTGTGTCCCAGTGCTCCATACAG AGACTGCAAAATATATTGCAGTTTGGCGACCGCTG GAAGTCGACCAGAACGTCGAAGAAAGATGCTATAGCATTGGCAAAACAACTTGAAGAGGAAAAGAAACTTAACATAACATTACGATCCAAGCTGAAGAAAGCACAATCAGACAAGAAgcaacaagagaattcatctacTGAAGGAAGTTTTGTGCGATTGCATTCAACTATGCATGAAAACAACTTGACGGACGATCAGAATTCTATTTTGATGACGTCTATGAGCAACTTATCGTTCGCATCGATGCAAGTTCCGGAATGCAAACCAAGCGACGGTGAGGACGACATAGATCGCAAATCTTATGAGCAATGGAGAGAATTACTCGAAGCGTCTATGCAGCTAGCAGGAGTGTCTGATGAAATGACGAAGATGAACATCTTCAAGATAAAGGCCGGACCCAAGTTACTCGACGTTCTCGAGGGAACCGTATCAAGTCCTGAATCGCCAGACACACGCACTGAACCGTATTCGAATGCGATCCACAGGCTGAGTTTGTTCTTTGGGTCGCGCGAATATTTGTTTATGCAACGACAAAAGCTCAGATCGTTGGGCCAGAACAAAGGAGAAACAGATTCCAAATACATTAAACGGGTGATAGCGATTGCAAAACTTTGCGATTTCAACGAAGACATCTTGATTGAGCAGGTAGCAGATGCGGTGCAAACCCATGCATCAAATCGCAAAGTCCGTGAACTCGCTAGAAAATTTCTGCGTAAAGGTGGACAGCTGGGAGATTTACTCGATAAAGTCCGAGCATTAGAAATGGATGAGATGAACGAAGAAATGTACGCAAAAAACCACCAGCAAGTGCCGCAGTCAAATCAGATAGCAGCTGTTGCTGTTAATAAATCAGGAAACGAGAGATTCAACACTAATCGGTATGGAGGTCGGAGCAACCCACATAACGAACAACAAAGATTTGGTGGAAATTGGAGAGGTGCTGCAGGAAGAGGTACGAGTCGTGGTGCATATAAGAGAGGTACATCCACACAGCAATACAGATGTTGGAGATGTTTAAGCAATCAGCACAATCCTACAGTTTGTTGGACCATTCAGCAGACTTGTCATAACTGTCAACGCATGGGACACGTGGCGCGAGCTTGCCACCGCACGCCGTCTGCCATGGTATTGAAGCGACGCATCAGCAATGACGATAACGAGGGGGCATCCACGTCGAAGAAAGTTGCTGCAGTTAAGCGCGATGAGGATGAAGCAGTTAAAGATCCT gcagCGGTAGCGCGATCCAACTGA